The proteins below are encoded in one region of Paenacidovorax monticola:
- a CDS encoding DUF4124 domain-containing protein — MNKTAWNIGGVLALWGAGLCAWAQPAPTTSIYTCVDAKGRKLTADRPIADCTDREQRVLGPTGTERQRVGPTLTEQERSALEAQRRKEAEERARVADERRRERALMTRYPDKATHDAERAQALEQVDQITVVAEKRIVELQDQRKKLNTEMEFYKRDPNKAPMNLRRMLAENEDAIAEQQRFVAGQDQEKRRVNQRFDAELAQLRKLWETQRAAGSGAASASPPASADIR; from the coding sequence TTGAACAAAACGGCGTGGAACATCGGTGGTGTGCTGGCGCTCTGGGGCGCGGGGCTTTGCGCGTGGGCGCAGCCCGCGCCCACGACCAGTATCTACACCTGTGTGGACGCCAAGGGCCGCAAGCTCACGGCGGACCGGCCCATCGCCGATTGCACGGACCGGGAGCAGCGCGTGCTGGGGCCCACGGGGACCGAGCGCCAGCGCGTGGGGCCCACGCTGACCGAGCAGGAACGCTCCGCCTTGGAAGCGCAGCGCCGCAAGGAGGCCGAGGAGCGTGCCCGCGTGGCCGACGAGCGGCGCCGCGAGCGTGCCCTGATGACGCGCTACCCTGACAAGGCCACCCACGACGCCGAACGCGCCCAGGCGCTGGAGCAGGTGGACCAGATCACGGTGGTGGCAGAAAAGCGCATCGTGGAGCTGCAGGACCAGCGCAAGAAGCTCAACACCGAGATGGAGTTCTACAAGCGGGACCCCAACAAGGCGCCCATGAACCTGCGCCGGATGCTGGCCGAGAACGAGGATGCGATCGCCGAACAGCAGCGCTTCGTGGCCGGGCAGGACCAGGAGAAACGCCGCGTGAACCAGCGCTTCGACGCCGAACTGGCCCAACTGCGCAAGCTGTGGGAGACGCAGCGTGCGGCGGGCAGTGGCGCCGCGTCGGCCAGTCCGCCGGCGTCCGCCGACATCCGTTGA
- a CDS encoding acetaldehyde dehydrogenase (acetylating), with protein sequence MSQKIKCALIGPGNIGTDLLAKLQRSPVLEPVWMVGIDPESDGLKRAREMGIKTTADGVDGLVPHMRADGVQIVFDATSAYVHAENSRKVNAEGALMIDLTPAAIGPYCVPPVNLREHLGRGEMNVNMVTCGGQATIPMVAAVSRVQGVAYGEIVATVSSRSVGPGTRKNIDEFTRTTAGAVEKVGGAKKGKAIIVINPAEPPLIMRDTVHCLTEDEPDQAAITASIHAMLEEVQKYVPGYRLVNGPVFDGKRVSVFLEVEGLGDYLPKYAGNLDIMTAAAARTAEMFAEQMLAGRLSLEPVAA encoded by the coding sequence ATGAGCCAAAAAATCAAATGCGCCCTGATCGGGCCCGGCAACATCGGCACCGACCTGCTTGCCAAGCTGCAGCGCAGCCCGGTGCTGGAGCCCGTGTGGATGGTGGGCATCGACCCCGAGTCCGACGGCTTGAAGCGTGCCCGCGAGATGGGCATCAAGACCACGGCCGACGGCGTGGACGGCCTCGTGCCGCACATGCGGGCCGACGGCGTGCAGATCGTCTTCGACGCCACCAGCGCCTACGTGCACGCCGAGAACTCGCGCAAGGTCAACGCCGAGGGCGCGCTGATGATCGACCTCACGCCCGCGGCCATCGGCCCCTACTGCGTGCCGCCCGTCAACCTGCGGGAGCATCTGGGGCGCGGCGAGATGAACGTCAACATGGTCACCTGCGGCGGCCAGGCCACCATCCCCATGGTGGCTGCCGTGAGCCGCGTGCAGGGTGTGGCCTACGGCGAGATCGTGGCCACGGTGTCCTCCCGGTCGGTGGGGCCGGGCACGCGCAAGAACATCGACGAGTTCACGCGCACCACGGCCGGTGCCGTCGAGAAGGTGGGCGGAGCGAAGAAGGGCAAGGCCATCATCGTCATCAACCCGGCGGAGCCGCCGCTCATCATGCGCGACACCGTGCACTGCCTGACCGAGGACGAGCCCGACCAGGCCGCGATCACGGCCTCGATCCACGCCATGCTCGAAGAAGTGCAGAAGTACGTGCCGGGCTACCGGCTCGTCAATGGCCCGGTGTTCGACGGCAAGCGCGTCTCGGTCTTCCTGGAGGTGGAGGGCCTGGGCGACTACCTGCCCAAGTACGCCGGCAACCTCGACATCATGACCGCCGCCGCCGCGCGCACCGCCGAGATGTTCGCCGAGCAGATGCTCGCCGGCCGGCTTTCCCTCGAACCCGTGGCCGCGTGA
- the dmpE gene encoding 2-oxopent-4-enoate hydratase translates to MNPQQIEQLGDELYQALSGCQVVEPLTTRHSGITIDDAYAIQQRMLARRLAAGEKVVGKKIGVTSKAVMDMLGVFQPDFGWLTDGMVYNEGEAIPAASLIQPKAEGEIAFVLKKTLQGPGVTAADVLAATEGVMACFEIVDSRIRDWKIKIQDTVADNASCGVFVLGDRLVDPREVDLGTCGMVLEKNGEIVATGAGAAALGHPANAVAWLANTLGAHGIALEAGEVVLSGSLAAMVPVKAGDSLRVTIGGIGGCSVRFI, encoded by the coding sequence ATGAACCCCCAACAGATAGAGCAGCTCGGCGACGAACTGTACCAGGCCCTCTCGGGCTGCCAGGTGGTGGAGCCCCTGACCACCCGCCATTCCGGCATCACGATCGACGATGCCTACGCCATCCAGCAGCGCATGCTGGCGCGCCGCCTGGCCGCAGGCGAGAAGGTCGTCGGCAAGAAGATCGGCGTGACCAGCAAGGCCGTGATGGACATGCTCGGCGTGTTCCAGCCCGACTTCGGCTGGCTCACCGACGGCATGGTCTACAACGAGGGCGAGGCCATTCCCGCGGCCTCACTGATCCAGCCCAAGGCCGAAGGCGAGATCGCCTTCGTGCTCAAGAAGACCCTCCAGGGCCCCGGCGTCACCGCCGCCGACGTGCTGGCCGCCACCGAGGGCGTGATGGCCTGCTTCGAGATCGTCGATTCGCGCATCCGCGACTGGAAGATCAAGATCCAGGACACCGTGGCCGACAACGCGAGCTGCGGCGTCTTCGTGCTGGGTGACCGCCTCGTCGATCCGCGCGAGGTGGACCTGGGCACCTGCGGCATGGTGCTGGAGAAGAACGGCGAGATCGTCGCCACGGGCGCGGGCGCCGCCGCCCTGGGCCACCCGGCCAACGCCGTGGCCTGGCTGGCCAACACGCTGGGCGCGCACGGCATCGCGCTCGAAGCCGGCGAGGTCGTGCTATCGGGTTCCCTCGCGGCCATGGTGCCCGTGAAGGCCGGCGACAGCCTGCGCGTGACCATCGGCGGCATCGGCGGCTGTTCCGTCCGCTTCATCTGA
- a CDS encoding GspE/PulE family protein has translation MTQNPPLASHTQRPTDLEALWRLVGEQSMARQPVRHLGQALLHHGLVSHEQLQAALQTQLAETRVGRRRQLGQLLVEAGALSQDQLRDVISAWLGQHTIDPALLTPDPAALALVSRATAEQESVLPLMLRGDAVVVLMNDPWDRRMLDQLRFLTQRRVMPVLAAPGTLAPAIQRAYRVLAGSNGSHAQRASARDLAVDLDNSSTGPAVDRTDVVSESDNTLVRLVNSVIEEAIAQGASDVHIETEPSPSNVRIRLRVDGELRPYLDLQARFRYALVARIKIMAGLDISEHRKPQDGKIDFARFGGPRVELRVVTIPTHRGLEDVVLRVLASHKPLPLDQIGLSPAHLSQMRATVRKSYGLILVCGPTGSGKTTTLHSVIRDINTAERKIWTAENPIEITQEGLRQVEVNPRIGWTFAAAMRTFLRADPDVIMIGEMRDEETASIAIEASLTGHLVLSTLHTNSAPESIARLLEIGMDPFTFSDSLLAILAQRLVRRLCLQCRERVPATPQALDTLAVQYLESRSAAEPSTDRARAALVAQWSQELAAHHQGTPMLWRRVGCTHCDGSGYKGRMGLHELMLSDETIRGHIRRRESAHDIRASALRAGMRTLRQDGIEKVLQGLTDMNEVLAASNM, from the coding sequence ATGACACAAAACCCACCGCTGGCAAGCCACACTCAGCGCCCGACCGATCTGGAAGCCCTGTGGCGCCTGGTGGGTGAGCAGTCCATGGCCCGCCAGCCTGTGCGTCACCTGGGCCAGGCCCTGCTGCACCACGGTCTCGTATCCCACGAGCAGTTGCAGGCCGCACTGCAAACGCAGCTGGCGGAGACGCGGGTTGGGCGCAGGCGTCAGCTAGGCCAGTTGCTGGTGGAGGCCGGAGCGCTCAGCCAGGACCAGCTCCGCGATGTGATCAGCGCCTGGCTGGGGCAGCACACGATCGACCCCGCCCTGCTGACCCCCGACCCCGCCGCGCTGGCCCTGGTATCCCGCGCCACGGCCGAGCAGGAAAGCGTCCTGCCCCTCATGCTGCGCGGAGATGCCGTGGTCGTCCTGATGAACGACCCCTGGGACCGGCGCATGCTGGACCAGCTGCGCTTCCTCACCCAGCGCCGCGTGATGCCCGTACTGGCCGCCCCCGGCACACTCGCGCCCGCCATTCAGCGCGCGTACCGTGTGCTTGCAGGCAGCAACGGCAGCCACGCGCAGCGCGCGTCGGCGCGCGACCTCGCGGTGGACCTCGACAACTCCTCCACCGGCCCGGCAGTGGACCGCACCGATGTGGTCAGCGAATCCGACAACACGCTGGTGCGGCTCGTGAATTCCGTGATCGAGGAGGCCATCGCCCAGGGAGCGTCGGACGTCCACATCGAAACCGAACCGTCCCCGAGCAATGTGCGCATCCGGTTGCGCGTCGACGGCGAACTCAGGCCCTACCTGGATCTGCAGGCACGGTTTCGCTACGCCCTCGTGGCGCGCATCAAGATCATGGCGGGGCTCGACATCTCGGAGCACCGCAAGCCCCAGGACGGCAAGATCGACTTCGCGCGCTTTGGCGGCCCCCGCGTGGAATTGCGTGTGGTCACCATCCCCACGCACCGAGGCCTCGAAGACGTGGTCCTGCGCGTGCTCGCCAGCCACAAGCCGCTGCCGCTGGACCAGATCGGACTGAGCCCCGCCCATCTGAGCCAGATGCGCGCCACGGTGCGCAAGAGCTACGGGCTGATCCTCGTGTGCGGCCCCACCGGCAGTGGCAAGACCACCACGCTGCACTCGGTGATTCGCGATATCAACACGGCCGAGCGCAAGATCTGGACCGCCGAGAACCCCATCGAGATCACGCAGGAGGGGCTGCGCCAGGTGGAGGTGAATCCCCGCATCGGCTGGACCTTTGCGGCAGCCATGCGCACATTCCTTCGCGCGGACCCGGACGTGATCATGATCGGCGAAATGCGAGACGAGGAGACGGCCAGCATTGCCATCGAAGCCTCGCTCACGGGCCACCTCGTGCTCTCCACCCTGCATACCAATTCGGCGCCCGAAAGCATTGCCCGGCTGCTGGAGATCGGCATGGACCCGTTCACCTTCTCCGACTCGCTGCTGGCCATTCTTGCGCAACGCCTTGTGCGCCGGCTATGCCTCCAGTGCCGCGAACGCGTGCCCGCCACGCCCCAGGCGCTCGACACACTGGCCGTGCAGTATCTGGAAAGCCGCAGCGCGGCCGAGCCATCGACGGACCGCGCCCGGGCGGCCCTTGTGGCCCAGTGGAGCCAGGAACTGGCTGCGCACCACCAGGGCACTCCCATGCTGTGGCGGCGCGTGGGCTGCACCCACTGCGACGGCTCGGGCTACAAGGGACGCATGGGCCTGCACGAACTCATGCTCAGCGATGAAACCATCCGCGGCCATATCCGGCGGCGCGAGTCGGCCCATGACATCCGGGCCTCGGCGTTGCGCGCGGGCATGAGAACCCTGCGGCAGGACGGCATCGAGAAAGTGCTGCAGGGCCTGACCGACATGAACGAAGTGCTGGCCGCATCCAATATGTAG
- the dmpH gene encoding 2-oxo-3-hexenedioate decarboxylase: protein MALTQDTIARLAEHLETCELQARDTPKITDEHPDMDWDDAYAVQDAILARKLARGARVVGLKAGLTSHAKMKQMGVDTPVFGFLVDGFSVPEGGTVQTRELIHPKVEPEIAFVLKHALKGPGCHIGAVLAATDFVLPGIEVIDSRYRDFKFDLKSVVADNTSASRFVVGGRALRPEGVDLRTVGIVLEKNGQPVALGAGAAVLGHPAAAIAMLANHLGRRGQEIPAGSLILSGGVTEAVAVAAGDHVCLRVQGMGSVSLRFA, encoded by the coding sequence ATGGCACTCACCCAAGACACCATCGCGCGTCTCGCCGAGCACCTCGAAACCTGCGAGCTGCAGGCGCGCGACACGCCCAAGATCACCGACGAGCACCCGGACATGGACTGGGACGACGCCTATGCCGTCCAGGACGCGATCCTCGCGCGCAAGTTGGCGCGCGGCGCGCGCGTGGTGGGCCTCAAGGCCGGGCTCACCTCGCATGCCAAGATGAAGCAGATGGGCGTGGACACGCCCGTGTTCGGCTTTCTCGTGGACGGCTTCAGCGTGCCCGAGGGCGGCACGGTGCAGACCCGCGAGCTCATCCACCCCAAGGTGGAGCCCGAGATCGCCTTCGTGCTCAAGCATGCGCTCAAGGGGCCGGGCTGCCACATCGGCGCCGTGCTGGCGGCCACCGACTTCGTGCTGCCCGGCATCGAGGTGATCGACAGCCGCTACCGCGACTTCAAGTTCGACCTCAAGAGCGTGGTGGCCGACAACACCTCCGCGTCGCGCTTCGTCGTGGGCGGGCGCGCGCTGCGCCCCGAGGGCGTGGACCTGCGCACCGTGGGCATCGTGCTGGAGAAGAACGGCCAGCCCGTGGCCCTGGGCGCGGGCGCGGCCGTGCTCGGGCATCCGGCGGCGGCCATCGCCATGCTGGCCAACCACCTGGGCCGGCGCGGGCAGGAGATTCCGGCGGGCAGCCTGATCCTCTCGGGCGGCGTGACCGAGGCCGTGGCCGTGGCGGCGGGCGACCACGTGTGCCTGCGCGTGCAGGGCATGGGCAGCGTGTCGCTGCGCTTCGCCTGA
- the dmpG gene encoding 4-hydroxy-2-oxovalerate aldolase, with product MTLQGKQITVHDMTLRDGMHPKRHLMTLDQMKSVAQGLDAAGVPLIEVTHGDGLGGASVNYGFPAHSDEEYLGSVIPLMKRAKVSALLLPGIGTVDHLKMAHGLGVSTIRVATHCTEADVSEQHIRMARKLGMDTVGFLMMAHMNSPEGLVQQALLMESYGANCIYVTDSAGYLLPGQVKERIAAVRAALRPETELGFHGHHNLAMGVANSIAAIEAGANRIDAAAAGLGAGAGNTPMEVLVAVCDRMGIQTGVDVWKIQDVAEDLVVPLMDFPIRIDRDALTLGYAGVYGSFLLFAKRAEKKYGVPARDLLVELGRRGMVGGQEDMIEDTALTMARARGLRAA from the coding sequence ATGACACTCCAAGGCAAACAGATCACCGTGCACGACATGACGTTGCGCGACGGCATGCACCCCAAGCGCCACCTGATGACGCTGGATCAGATGAAGAGCGTGGCCCAGGGCCTGGACGCGGCCGGCGTGCCGCTGATCGAGGTCACGCACGGCGACGGACTGGGCGGCGCCTCGGTCAACTACGGCTTTCCGGCGCACAGCGACGAGGAGTACCTGGGCTCCGTGATCCCGCTCATGAAGCGCGCCAAGGTCTCGGCCCTGCTGCTGCCCGGCATCGGCACCGTGGACCACCTGAAGATGGCGCACGGCCTGGGCGTGTCCACCATCCGCGTGGCCACGCACTGCACCGAGGCCGACGTGAGCGAGCAGCACATCCGCATGGCGCGCAAGCTGGGCATGGACACCGTGGGCTTCCTGATGATGGCGCACATGAACAGCCCCGAGGGGCTGGTTCAGCAGGCCCTGCTGATGGAGAGCTATGGCGCCAACTGCATCTACGTGACCGACTCGGCCGGCTACCTGCTGCCCGGGCAGGTGAAGGAGCGCATCGCCGCCGTGCGGGCCGCGCTCCGGCCCGAGACGGAACTGGGCTTTCACGGCCACCACAACCTGGCCATGGGCGTGGCCAACAGCATTGCCGCCATCGAGGCCGGTGCGAACCGCATCGACGCGGCCGCCGCGGGCCTGGGCGCCGGGGCCGGCAACACGCCCATGGAAGTGCTGGTGGCCGTGTGCGACCGCATGGGCATCCAGACGGGCGTGGATGTCTGGAAGATCCAGGACGTGGCCGAGGACCTCGTGGTGCCGCTGATGGACTTCCCCATCCGCATCGACCGCGATGCGCTCACTCTGGGCTATGCGGGCGTGTACGGCAGCTTCCTGCTGTTCGCCAAGCGCGCCGAGAAGAAGTACGGCGTGCCCGCGCGCGACCTGCTCGTGGAGCTGGGCCGGCGCGGCATGGTCGGCGGCCAGGAGGACATGATCGAAGACACGGCGCTGACCATGGCGCGTGCACGCGGCCTGCGGGCGGCCTGA
- a CDS encoding exodeoxyribonuclease III has product MFKLTSLNLNGIRSAASKGVEAWIAATRPDCICVQEIKAQAPDMQGRFEAIAGLQGHFQFAAKKGYSGVGIYTRHEPSDVVVGYGSAEFDVEGRYVELRFDTPARKLSIISAYFPSGSSGEERQQAKFRFLDEFHPHLMRTKAEREFILCGDINIAHQQIDLKNWRSNQKNSGFLPEERAWMTKLLHTSDPGGGLIDVYRQLQPTATDTAYTWWSNRGQAYANNVGWRLDYHLATPALAALARSEAIYKGEKFSDHAPITIGYDLVL; this is encoded by the coding sequence TTGTTCAAATTAACCAGCCTCAACCTCAACGGCATCCGCTCGGCCGCGTCCAAGGGCGTGGAAGCCTGGATCGCGGCGACCCGGCCGGATTGTATTTGCGTGCAGGAAATCAAGGCCCAGGCCCCGGACATGCAGGGCCGATTCGAGGCGATCGCGGGGCTGCAGGGCCATTTCCAGTTCGCCGCCAAGAAGGGCTACTCGGGGGTGGGCATCTATACGCGCCACGAACCCAGCGACGTGGTGGTCGGCTACGGCTCGGCCGAATTCGATGTCGAAGGGCGCTACGTGGAACTGCGCTTCGACACGCCCGCGCGCAAGCTATCCATCATCAGCGCCTACTTCCCAAGCGGCTCCTCGGGCGAGGAACGCCAGCAGGCCAAGTTCCGCTTTCTGGATGAATTCCACCCCCATCTCATGCGCACCAAGGCCGAACGCGAGTTCATCCTGTGCGGCGACATCAATATCGCGCACCAGCAGATCGACCTCAAGAACTGGCGCAGCAACCAGAAAAACAGTGGATTCCTGCCCGAGGAACGGGCCTGGATGACAAAACTGTTGCACACAAGCGACCCGGGCGGCGGCCTGATCGACGTTTACCGTCAGCTCCAGCCCACGGCCACCGACACGGCCTACACGTGGTGGAGCAACCGGGGCCAGGCCTACGCCAACAACGTGGGGTGGCGGCTCGACTACCACTTGGCCACCCCGGCCCTGGCGGCGCTGGCACGCTCCGAGGCCATCTACAAGGGCGAAAAGTTTTCGGACCACGCGCCCATCACCATCGGCTACGACCTGGTGCTCTAG
- a CDS encoding Bug family tripartite tricarboxylate transporter substrate binding protein, whose amino-acid sequence MQRRDFVAAAALAGLAPAWAQAGYPARPVRMVVPFPPGGPTDVMGRTAAKALGERLGQPCVVENKAGAGGNIGTDAVAKAAPDGYTIGLSAISSLAIAPHLYRNVPFSVERDFAPVSLVGTTPCALVVHPGAPFTDLAGLVAYAKAHPGQLSYATSGVGTSNHLAAELLQSAAGIRLTSVPYKGSSQIVPDLLAGTVPMSMESSLATTLQHVKAGKLRAIAVTSPQRAKALPHVPTVAESGYPGFEVETWFGLVAPSATPPAIVAWLAEAWAAGAKASEVQSAFDAISGNLRTTTPAQFATFIRAESQRWGELIRRLGLQAD is encoded by the coding sequence ATGCAGCGAAGAGACTTCGTGGCCGCCGCCGCGCTGGCAGGCCTGGCGCCCGCCTGGGCCCAGGCGGGCTACCCCGCGCGGCCCGTGCGCATGGTCGTTCCCTTTCCGCCGGGCGGACCGACCGACGTGATGGGGCGCACGGCCGCCAAGGCCCTGGGCGAGCGGCTCGGTCAGCCGTGCGTGGTGGAGAACAAGGCTGGCGCGGGCGGCAACATCGGCACCGACGCGGTGGCCAAGGCCGCGCCCGACGGCTACACCATCGGCCTGTCGGCCATCAGCAGCCTGGCCATCGCGCCGCACCTGTACCGCAACGTGCCCTTCAGTGTGGAGAGGGACTTCGCGCCGGTCTCGCTCGTGGGCACCACGCCGTGTGCGCTGGTGGTGCACCCCGGCGCGCCGTTCACCGACCTGGCGGGCCTGGTGGCCTATGCCAAGGCCCATCCGGGCCAGCTCAGCTACGCGACCTCGGGCGTAGGCACCAGCAACCACCTGGCCGCCGAGCTGCTGCAGTCGGCGGCCGGCATCCGGCTCACCAGCGTGCCCTACAAGGGGTCGAGCCAGATCGTGCCCGACCTGCTCGCGGGCACGGTGCCCATGAGCATGGAAAGCTCGCTCGCCACCACGCTGCAGCATGTCAAGGCGGGCAAGCTGCGGGCCATCGCGGTGACATCGCCGCAGCGCGCCAAGGCGCTGCCCCATGTGCCCACGGTGGCCGAGTCGGGCTACCCGGGCTTCGAAGTGGAGACCTGGTTCGGCCTCGTGGCGCCATCGGCCACGCCGCCGGCCATCGTGGCGTGGCTGGCCGAGGCTTGGGCGGCGGGCGCCAAGGCGTCCGAGGTGCAGTCCGCGTTCGACGCCATCTCGGGCAACCTGCGCACGACCACGCCGGCGCAGTTCGCCACGTTCATCCGGGCCGAGAGCCAGCGCTGGGGCGAACTGATCCGCCGCCTCGGCCTCCAGGCCGACTGA
- a CDS encoding carboxymuconolactone decarboxylase family protein: MIPPRVNVDTVRQAMGEYSDPVASREERGRIYQELLGFVPPRIEARLNVTGALDPRMLDLQEQMRSHGMYPRSFDVKTAQLMLFGMLLMDASDAAVLHGIAARRAGASWHELQDTVNLCFLFRGLSAANRGAEILAHIAQREQQAQAAAQDHPAQG; encoded by the coding sequence ATGATCCCGCCTCGAGTCAATGTGGACACGGTACGCCAGGCCATGGGCGAGTACAGCGACCCCGTGGCCAGCCGCGAGGAGCGCGGCCGGATTTACCAGGAGCTGCTCGGCTTCGTGCCGCCGCGCATCGAGGCGCGCCTGAACGTGACGGGCGCACTGGACCCCAGGATGCTGGACCTGCAGGAGCAGATGCGCAGCCACGGGATGTACCCCAGGAGCTTCGACGTGAAGACGGCGCAGCTGATGCTGTTCGGCATGCTGCTGATGGATGCCAGCGACGCCGCCGTCCTGCACGGCATCGCGGCGCGGCGCGCCGGTGCGTCCTGGCACGAATTGCAGGACACAGTCAACCTGTGTTTCCTGTTCCGCGGCCTGTCGGCCGCCAACCGGGGGGCCGAGATCCTGGCCCACATTGCCCAACGCGAGCAGCAGGCGCAGGCAGCCGCGCAGGACCACCCGGCGCAGGGGTGA
- the pyrE gene encoding orotate phosphoribosyltransferase, translated as MVVENAQLGEQDRLAQDFVRFAVDAGVLRFGEFKTKAGRMSPYFFNAGLFDDGAKMGRLAEFYAKALLASGIEFDMVFGPAYKGIPLAATVAVELARLGRNVPFAYNRKEAKDHGEGGTLVGAPLKGRVLIVDDVMSAGTAARESIALIRAAGATPHAVAIALDRQEKATENGQDVAHSAVQYVRHQLGMQVCAIAKLADLLLYLEQSGGEGMRAHHERVLAYRQRYGVDEGTIS; from the coding sequence ATGGTGGTAGAGAACGCGCAACTGGGTGAACAGGACCGTCTGGCGCAGGATTTTGTGCGGTTTGCCGTGGATGCGGGCGTGCTGCGCTTCGGCGAATTCAAGACCAAGGCGGGCCGCATGAGCCCCTATTTCTTCAACGCCGGCCTGTTCGACGACGGCGCCAAGATGGGACGTTTGGCCGAATTCTATGCAAAAGCCCTGCTGGCCAGCGGCATCGAGTTCGACATGGTCTTCGGCCCCGCCTACAAGGGCATCCCGCTCGCGGCCACCGTGGCCGTGGAGCTGGCGCGCCTGGGCCGCAACGTGCCCTTCGCCTACAACCGCAAGGAGGCCAAGGACCACGGCGAGGGCGGCACGCTGGTGGGCGCGCCGCTCAAGGGCCGGGTGCTGATCGTGGACGACGTGATGTCCGCCGGGACGGCCGCGCGCGAGTCGATCGCGCTGATCCGCGCCGCGGGCGCCACGCCGCACGCCGTGGCGATCGCGCTGGACCGCCAGGAAAAAGCCACCGAGAATGGCCAGGACGTTGCCCACAGCGCAGTGCAGTATGTGCGCCACCAACTGGGCATGCAGGTATGCGCCATTGCCAAGCTGGCAGATTTATTGCTGTACTTGGAGCAAAGTGGTGGCGAAGGCATGCGCGCCCACCACGAACGCGTGCTGGCCTACCGCCAGCGTTACGGAGTCGATGAGGGGACCATCAGTTGA
- a CDS encoding MBL fold metallo-hydrolase, producing MLHYHTHPVTAFQQNCSIVWCDATMEAAVIDPGGDLDELLAEVERRGLALQAIWLTHAHIDHAGGTGELAARLQLPIVGPHPGDQFWIDALPQQSAMFGFPPAEHFTPTRWLQDGDTVTIGRETLTVRHCPGHTPGHVVFHAPQIDRAFVGDVLFAGSIGRTDFPQGNHQQLIDSITQRLWPMGDQTVFIPGHGPESTFGRERRSNPYVGGT from the coding sequence ATGCTCCACTACCACACCCACCCCGTCACGGCCTTCCAGCAGAACTGCTCCATCGTGTGGTGCGATGCCACGATGGAAGCCGCCGTCATCGACCCGGGCGGCGATCTCGACGAGTTGCTGGCCGAGGTCGAACGCCGGGGCCTCGCGCTCCAGGCCATCTGGCTCACGCATGCCCACATCGACCATGCGGGCGGCACCGGCGAGCTCGCCGCGCGCCTGCAGCTGCCCATCGTGGGCCCGCACCCGGGCGACCAGTTCTGGATCGATGCGCTGCCGCAGCAGAGCGCCATGTTCGGCTTTCCGCCCGCCGAGCACTTCACGCCCACGCGCTGGCTGCAGGACGGCGACACCGTCACCATCGGCCGCGAGACGCTCACCGTGCGCCACTGCCCCGGCCACACGCCGGGCCATGTGGTGTTCCACGCGCCGCAGATCGACCGCGCCTTCGTCGGCGACGTGCTGTTCGCGGGCAGCATCGGCCGCACGGACTTTCCACAGGGCAACCACCAGCAGCTCATCGACAGCATCACCCAGCGCCTGTGGCCCATGGGCGACCAGACCGTGTTCATCCCCGGCCACGGCCCCGAGAGCACCTTCGGCCGCGAGCGGCGCAGCAACCCCTATGTGGGCGGGACCTGA
- a CDS encoding 2-hydroxymuconate tautomerase gives MPFAQIYMIEGRTEEQKKAVIEKVTQALVDAVGAPPANVRVWIHDVPKENWGIAGVSAKELGR, from the coding sequence ATGCCATTCGCACAGATCTACATGATCGAAGGCCGCACCGAGGAACAGAAGAAGGCCGTGATCGAGAAGGTGACCCAGGCCCTCGTCGATGCCGTGGGCGCGCCGCCCGCCAACGTGCGCGTCTGGATCCACGACGTGCCCAAGGAGAACTGGGGCATTGCGGGCGTGAGCGCCAAGGAGCTGGGGCGCTAG